The following are encoded in a window of Castanea sativa cultivar Marrone di Chiusa Pesio chromosome 9, ASM4071231v1 genomic DNA:
- the LOC142610735 gene encoding disease resistance protein At4g27190-like, with product MDVVSVIATIGGYFVGPIKKHCGYLFHYNSNIKDLKGKIQKLCDKREGVQLEIGAANRNGQVIAPEVGTWIEKVRNILDEDVEANKISLDGWCPRYYLSRNAKKKTLEIDGLLSEAAPFAPRVSYPPLLGIGSSSIEGIMDFESRKKMRKEVWEALRTDKVNMIAICGMGGIGKTTMAKEVAKRAKDDKLFDEVVMVVVSQNQDLRNIQVHIAEMLGLQLVEENPLVRAERLNNRLSMDSKSVLVILDDVWDALDLEAVGIPNGGQHNICKILLTSRSEEACTLMKTQKIFPINVLSEEEARNLFKEIAGNCIDTPGLHPIAKEVAKECGGLPIAIVTVGRALENKSEFEWSAALQQLKNAIPKNISGLDSKVYSSIELSYSYLKSDEAKSCFLLCCLFPEDYDILIEFLVRYGVGQRLFAKIDTVAEARNRVHAIFKNLKRSFLLLDSEEGEICVKMHDVVRDVAISIAENQGFLVRINETMEEWPEKDSCECSTAISLVSKELKRHPDGLECPKLELLQLLSVSDTLQMLPPNLFKGMKGLKVLFLFGMSFPSLPQSINVLQNLRTLQFLNCEITDASAIGELRKLEILCFLDSKIKELPGEMRNLSYLKFLELTECNDLERIPPNLLSSLFHLEELCMFGVHRVDWEPMEGNKEEEGANASLTELMSLSYLVALKIQIPNIKVLPKDLAFKNETIKFQIFSGDNKEIDEHNFTGYYDYLIKNSLGLASCDVSDIAERRMLLQLLKKSEILKLKEIKNLKNIVYELDKEGFQCLKVLEVCDSDDVEYVMDATSNQNPRVAFPTLESLELVGLPHLKEIYHSQFLERSFSRVCFGNLKSLRLRTLPRLIGFCTGVGPVELVQPSLNREVGRIGTDEVTNLEKHKMTDIQQHTGPFLELTPIIYYKLFSSNTILWAPNLENLELGGADSLEVVFDLEGPKANTDHQRIAVLAQLKTLKLRNLSELRYVWKNVPLGIQGFQKLTSIEVSYCHRLRYLFPTSIAKLLVQLQSIVIYDCDAIENIVQRDGEEEATDNILFPRVSSLRLRNLPNMMSFCIEAYSFEWSSIKEIDLEDCPKLKTIGSEIQSKRKSKKINGELDSRPNEHELRSPGFLRRCLECVPRRKNYGLMAVSDQGTTNKSQRSYSVNKEDTLSKPTDPKVSDSDNPSEIWSLFPSHIIECLKNLESIVLVALPSPEVLFQLEELNVEESHMAPVLDQLRKLYLDDLPKLMHIWKKGPERILGFGNLRSLDVWSCDSLTYLFSPSIAKFLVMLEKIEVHHCEKIEEILARAGEEEKEKDVLFDKVNSIVLNNLPNLKCFCSETNALVWPSLEDITVKECPSLSTFIPSNLNTPKLEGVYDALSWQGERTCHWKGDLNATIEYIFKGEEKQANHETQQEEQIETTEKNM from the exons ATGGATGTTGTTTCAGTTATAGCAACCATTGGAGGATACTTTGTGGGCCCAATCAAAAAACATTGTGGCTATCTATTTCACTACAATAGCAACATCAAGGATCTCAAAGGAAAAATTCAGAAGTTGTGTGACAAAAGAGAAGGGGTGCAATTAGAAATTGGCGCAGCAAATAGGAACGGACAGGTAATAGCACCTGAGGTTGGGACGTGGATTGAAAAGGTACGAAACATCCTTGATGAAGATGTTGAAGCGAATAAGATCAGCTTGGATGGATGGTGTCCACGTTATTACTTGAGTAGGAATGCTAAGAAGAAGACTCTGGAAATTGATGGGCTTCTAAGTGAGGCAGCCCCATTTGCTCCTAGAGTGTCCTATCCTCCTCTGCTGGGAATAGGATCTTCATCCATAGAAGGTATTATGGATTTTgagtcaagaaaaaaaatgaggaaagaaGTTTGGGAGGCATTAAGAACTGACAAGGTCAATATGATTGCCATATGTGGTATGGGAGGGATCGGGAAAACAACAATGGCAAAAGAGGTAGCAAAAAGAGCAAAAGATGATAAGTTATTTGATGAAgttgtgatggtggtggtgtCCCAGAATCAAGACTTGAGAAATATTCAAGTTCACATTGCTGAGATGCTAGGTCTGCAACTCGTTGAAGAGAATCCACTTGTGAGAGCAGAACGATTAAATAATAGACTTTCAATGGATAGTAAGAGTGTTCTTGTAATATTGGATGATGTGTGGGATGCACTTGATTTAGAGGCTGTTGGAATTCCTAATGGAGGTCAACACAATATATGCAAAATCTTGTTGACATCACGAAGTGAAGAAGCCTGCACTCTGATGAAAACTCAGAAGATTTTTCCAATCAACGTCTTATCTGAAGAAGAAGCACGGAATCTTTTCAAGGAGATAGCCGGTAATTGTATCGATACTCCCGGTCTACATCCAATAGCAAAAGAGGTTGCAAAGGAATGTGGAGGTCTACCTATTGCTATTGTAACTGTTGGAAGAGCCCTAGAAAACAAAAGTGAATTTGAGTGGAGTGCTGCACTTCAACAGCTTAAAAATGCTATCCCAAAAAATATTTCTGGTCTTGATTCAAAGGTGTATTCCAGCATAGAGCTTAGTTATAGTTACTTAAAAAGTGATGAAGCCAAGTCATGCTTTTTGTTATGTTGTTTATTTCCGGAAGATTATGATATTCTCATTGAATTTTTAGTCAGGTATGGGGTGGGACAAAGGTTGTTTGCAAAGATTGACACTGTGGCAGAAGCAAGAAATAGAGTCCATGCAATATTTAAGAATCTCAAAAGATCATTTCTACTATTGGATAGTGAGGAAGGAGAAATATGTGTGAAAATGCATGATGTTGTACGGGATGTTGCAATATCAATTGCAGAAAATCAAGGTTTTCTAGTACGAATTAATGAAACAATGGAAGAATGGCCAGAAAAAGATTCATGCGAGTGTTCTACTGCAATTTCGCTTGTATCCAAAGAATTGAAAAGGCATCCCGATGGCTTGGAGTGTCCTAAACTTGAGCTATTGCAGCTACTATCTGTCAGTGACACTTTGCAGATGCTCCCACCCAATCTATTTAAAGGGATGAAAGGTTTAAAGGTTTTGTTTCTATTTGGTATGTCCTTTCCATCATTACCACAATCAATCAATGTCCTTCAAAACCTTCGGACCCTGCAATTTTTGAATTGTGAGATAACAGATGCGTCAGCAATTGGAGAACTTAGGAAACTAGAAATTCTTTGCTTTTTGGATTCTAAAATCAAGGAGCTGCCAGGAGAAATGAGAAATCTTAGTTATCTAAAGTTTTTAGAATTGACAGAATGCAATGATCTCGAGCGAATTCCACCTAATCTCCTATCGAGTTTATTTCACCTAGAAGAGTTGTGCATGTTTGGAGTTCACCGTGTGGATTGGGAACCTATGGAAGGCAACAAAGAGGAAGAGGGAGCAAACGCAAGCCTTACTGAACTCATGTCTTTGTCCTATCTGGTGGCtttaaaaatccaaataccAAATATTAAGGTCTTGCCAAAAGACTTGGCCTTCAAAAATGAAACGATAAAGTTTCAAATATTTTCAGGTGATAATAAGGAAATTGATGAGCATAATTTCACGGGATAttatgattatttaattaaaaatagtttGGGACTTGCAAGTTGTGACGTAAGTGATATTGCGGAGCGTCGGATGCTTCTTCAACTTTTAAAGAAatctgaaattttaaaattgaaagaaataaaaaatttaaaaaacattgTGTATGAGTTAGACAAAGAGGGTTTTCAATGCTTGAAGGTTCTAGAAGTTTGTGATAGTGATGATGTAGAATATGTAATGGATGCCACATCAAATCAGAATCCTCGTGTTGCCTTCCCTACCTTGGAGTCATTGGAACTGGTGGGTTTGCCTCATTTAAAAGAGATATATCATAGCCAATTCCTAGAGAGATCCTTTAGCCGTGTTTGTTTTGGCAACCTCAAATCTCTTCGACTAAGGACTCTACCAAGACTCATTGGCTTTTGTACAGGCGTGGGTCCCGTTGAGCTTGTCCAACCATCCTTGAATCGAGAG GTTGGAAGGATCGGCACTGATGAAGTGACCAATCTTGAAAAGCACAAGATGACAGACATTCAACAACATACTGGCCCCTTTCTTGAATTAACACCCATTATCTATTATAAACTCTTCTCATCCAACACCATCTTGTGGGCACCGAATTTAGAAAATCTTGAATTGGGGGGAGCTGATTCACTAGAAGTGGTATTTGATCTTGAAGGACCGAAGGCCAACACAGATCACCAGAGAATTGCAGTACTTGCTCAGTTGAAAACTTTGAAGCTAAGAAATTTATCTGAGTTGAGATACGTGTGGAAGAATGTTCCACTAGGAATTCAAGGCTTTCAAAAACTAACATCCATTGAAGTAAGTTACTGTCATCGTCTAAGATATTTATTCCCAACTTCTATTGCAAAACTGCTTGTGCAACTTCAAAGCATTGTGATATATGACTGTGACGCAATCGAAAACATTGTTCAaagagatggagaagaagaGGCAACGGATAACATCCTATTCCCTAGAGTTAGTTCCTTGAGACTACGAAACCTGCCAAATATGATGAGTTTCTGTATCGAAGCTTATTCTTTTGAATGGTCATCCATTAAGGAGATTGATTTGGAAGATTGTCccaaattgaaaacaattgGTTCAGAAATTCAGAGCAAaagaaagtcaaagaaaatCAATGGGGAATTGGATTCAAGACCCAATGAGCATGAACTTAGGTCCCCTGGTTTTCTTCGGCGATGCCTTGAGTGTGTACCACGTCGCAAAAATTATGGTCTGATGGCTGTGTCAGACCAAGGCACCACCAATAAATCCCAAAGAAGCTACTCTGTGAACAAAGAG GATACTTTGAGTAAACCGACGGATCCAAAAGTTAGTGATAGCGACAACCCCTCAGAGATATGGTCTCTTTTTCCATCTCATATAATTGAGTGCCTAAAGAATCTAGAATCGATTGTATTGGTTGCTCTCCCTTCACCGGAAGTTTTATTTCAACTTGAGGAACTGAATGTTGAGGAAAGTCACATGGCACCAGTACTTGATCAGTTAAGGAAATTGTATCTAGATGATTTACCAAAACTGATGCACATATGGAAGAAGGGTCCGGAAAGGATATTGGGCTTTGGGAACTTGAGATCGTTAGATGTATGGAGCTGTGACAGTCTGACATATTTGTTCTCACCATCCATAGCAAAATTCCTTGTGATGTTAGAGAAAATTGAAGTTCATCACTGtgagaaaattgaagaaatccTTGCAAGAgcaggagaagaagaaaaagaaaaggacgTTTTGTTCGACAAAGTGAACTCAATCGTGCTTAATAATTTACCAAATCTGAAGTGTTTTTGTTCTGAAACTAATGCTTTAGTGTGGCCGTCGCTGGAGGATATAACGGTGAAGGAATGTCCTAGTTTAAGCACGTTTATTCCATCTAATCTAAACACACCTAAGCTAGAGGGAGTATACGATGCACTTTCATGGCAAGGAGAAAGAACGTGTCATTGGAAGGGAGACCTGAATGCCACCATAGAGTACATCTTCAAAGGAGAG GAAAAGCAGGCGAATCATGAGACACAACAAGAGGAGCAAATTGAGACTACTGAGAAAAATATGTGA